The following are encoded in a window of Variovorax paradoxus genomic DNA:
- a CDS encoding OmpW/AlkL family protein, which yields MQKKLAPVCIAALLAATTALPATAQETQGNWLVRARAVYLKPANHSAPVADLSIPADAITINSKTIPELDITYFFTPNIAAELVLTVPQKQTVTVQQSALGGPVDIGTFKHLPPSLMLQYHFMPTAKIRPYVGAGLNYTRLSSVNLQVPTVGRLQLQNESFGFAMGAGVDIEVAKNTYLNLDVKKLRIRSAVNMNGVQLSTVKVDPWLFGVGIGYRF from the coding sequence ATGCAAAAGAAACTCGCCCCCGTCTGCATCGCCGCCCTGCTCGCCGCCACGACGGCCCTGCCGGCCACGGCACAGGAAACGCAAGGCAACTGGCTGGTGCGCGCCCGCGCCGTGTACCTGAAGCCGGCGAACCACTCGGCCCCGGTGGCCGACCTGTCGATTCCGGCCGACGCCATCACCATCAACAGCAAGACCATTCCCGAGCTGGACATCACCTACTTCTTCACGCCGAACATCGCGGCCGAACTGGTGCTGACGGTGCCGCAGAAACAGACGGTCACCGTGCAACAGAGCGCGCTGGGCGGGCCCGTGGACATCGGCACCTTCAAGCACCTGCCGCCCTCGCTGATGCTGCAGTACCACTTCATGCCCACCGCGAAGATCCGCCCTTACGTGGGCGCGGGCCTGAACTACACGCGCCTGAGCAGCGTCAACCTGCAGGTGCCGACGGTCGGCCGGCTTCAGCTGCAGAACGAAAGCTTCGGCTTTGCGATGGGCGCCGGCGTCGACATCGAGGTGGCGAAGAACACCTACCTCAACCTCGACGTGAAGAAGTTGCGCATCCGCAGCGCCGTGAACATGAACGGCGTGCAGTTGTCGACCGTGAAGGTCGACCCGTGGCTGTTCGGCGTGGGCATCGGCTACCGGTTCTGA
- a CDS encoding GMP reductase — protein MQIFDYDNILLLPRKCRVESRSECDASVTLGERTFRLPVVPANMKTVVDESICLWLAQNGYFYVMHRFDLDNIQFVKDMQGKGVFASISLGVKKPDYDTVDQMVAQGLVPEYITIDIAHGHADSVKNMIGYLKAKLPKSFVIAGNVGTPEAVIDLENWGADATKVGIGPGKVCITKLKTGFGTGGWQLSALKWCARVATKPIIADGGIRDHGDIAKSIRFGASMVMIGSLFAGHEESPGKTVDVDGALFKEYYGSASDFNKGEYKHVEGKRILEPIKGKLADTLVEMEQDVQSSISYAGGRTLMDIRKVNYVTLGGANEGEHLLM, from the coding sequence ATGCAAATCTTCGATTACGACAACATCCTTCTGCTGCCGCGCAAATGCCGCGTGGAAAGCCGCTCGGAATGCGACGCCAGCGTCACGCTGGGCGAGCGCACCTTCCGCCTGCCGGTGGTGCCTGCCAACATGAAAACGGTGGTCGACGAGTCGATCTGCCTGTGGCTCGCACAGAACGGCTATTTCTACGTGATGCACCGCTTCGACCTGGACAACATCCAGTTCGTGAAAGACATGCAGGGCAAGGGCGTGTTCGCCTCGATCTCGCTGGGCGTGAAGAAGCCCGACTACGACACGGTCGACCAGATGGTCGCCCAAGGCCTCGTGCCCGAATACATCACGATCGACATTGCGCACGGCCATGCCGACAGCGTGAAGAACATGATCGGCTACCTCAAGGCCAAGCTGCCGAAGTCGTTCGTGATCGCCGGCAACGTCGGCACGCCCGAAGCCGTGATCGATCTGGAGAACTGGGGCGCCGACGCGACCAAGGTCGGCATCGGCCCGGGCAAGGTCTGCATCACCAAGCTCAAGACCGGCTTCGGCACGGGCGGCTGGCAGCTGTCGGCGCTCAAGTGGTGCGCGCGCGTGGCGACCAAGCCGATCATTGCCGACGGCGGCATCCGCGACCACGGCGACATCGCCAAGAGCATCCGCTTCGGCGCATCGATGGTCATGATCGGCTCGCTGTTCGCGGGCCACGAAGAGTCGCCGGGCAAGACGGTCGACGTCGACGGCGCGCTCTTCAAGGAGTACTACGGCTCGGCCAGCGACTTCAACAAGGGCGAGTACAAGCACGTCGAAGGCAAGCGCATCCTCGAGCCCATCAAGGGCAAGCTGGCCGACACGCTGGTCGAAATGGAGCAGGACGTGCAGAGCTCGATCAGCTACGCGGGCGGCCGCACGCTGATGGACATCCGCAAGGTCAACTACGTCACGCTGGGCGGCGCCAACGAGGGCGAACACCTGCTGATGTGA